A segment of the Cricetulus griseus strain 17A/GY chromosome 6, alternate assembly CriGri-PICRH-1.0, whole genome shotgun sequence genome:
ACCTTACAAGATGGCCTGGTACCCCACTGTGTAGATGAGCCATCTATTTACTTGTGTGCTAGGGTGCTAGGTTTATTTACTAGTACACTAGAAGTGTCAGCAGAGGAGCAATGCATAAAGGCACCAGGCTTCTAACAcattcaaacagaaaacagagcccTTGTCTCAGACGGCTCTCAGAAAAATGCTTACGAAGCATCTCATCTTCTGAGATGGTCTCCCATGTACCTGGGACTCCACAATTAATTGGGAAAACTGCATTAGCCTGTGATGACCCCAATCAGTGCTAGTTTGGGATGTTTATAGGGATTGCAGAATTGGTAGAAAAACTGGGCTGGAAATTGAAGGCAGGTTTAGTAATTGAAGGCAGAGGATATGACTGTGTAATAATGGCTGTTAGCTGCTGTTATAAACAAGTGTCCTAAGGATTGCTTCAAACAGTAAGAAAGCATCCTGTAGTGATCAGAATGCACATCTGCTCGATAAACAGGATAACACATGTGCTCTAACATATATGTACGGGTGGCTGTTTTAATACTTGAGTTTCTAGTAACATCGTACCTGGATTCCAGATGTGTCACATGCTCAGCAGTATGTGGGATACttttgagcttcagtttccttcaCAGGTTATGTGTTCAAGGTCTAGTCCTCAGTGTGCCATTCATGGGAGTTGATGGAAACTACAATAGGGAACTGCTAGGAAGAGGACTTAGGGTGTTGGAGGCCTGTCCTTGAAGGGGCTAGTGGGACCTCAGTCATCATCCCTCCcttctcctgtttcctcctcccctttttcttctccaccacctcctctttttcttcctccatctcttcctctttgtcttcctcttcctcctttccttttagCTTCCTGGGATGCAAGGTTTTGCCTCTTTATGCCAGACATGCTGCCTCACTGTAAGCCCAGAGGCAACAGGAACAATTTATTATACAGGTGGAAACCTCCAAAACTCTGACCCCAAATGCGCCTGTCCCCTGTATAAGCTCATTCATCTCTGGTGTTTGTTAAAGCAGCAGGGAGTTCACTGAGACTGAAGAATCAGAATTAGAAGTGATGTGCACATGCCATGGATATTCTAGCCATAGACACTTCTGTCTAGCATGCCTATGGACAGTTTGAAGAAGGAATTTAATAATCAGGACATGGCAGATGCTCAACAGttaaggctgctcttccagaagacatggcacccacatggcaacccacagccatctgtaacttcagttccagggcacctgacaccctctcctggcatCTCTGGCTACAAGGTACATGGcaaacagacatatatacagtCAGAACACCcattcatatgaaataaaaaataaaaatttaaaaaagaatattacaaATGTTGAGACTGCAGCAAGCAGCATTCTCCCCTAGATGTGTAAACTACTTGTTGAGTAATAGCCTaaggttttttgtgtgtttagtaTTTAATATCCTGACAACACAGTGAGCTGAATATTATTACtcttattttatagatgaggggACTTTAACTAATTCCCTGAAATACTTGGTATAGAGGAGCTGGGATTTGAGTCTCTGAATTCTGACTCCAGATATTTTGAACCACTATTAGTTTTTCAACCAATAAGTAACTTTATGAGATGTGTTTTTGTTATGGTTGTTTTGGGATGAATTatcccatgtagctcaggctggccttttgTTCAGAATTCTGCCTTggtcttctgagtgttgggattacaggtgagcacAACTCTGCATAGTTtcaattatgtttttttaaatatttataattaaataataagtATAAAATAGAGGTGCAATTAATTTATACATCTAAaactttatatattaatttaaattttttgtggGCTTCTCACTGGGAAATAGGAAGAAGAATGGTTTacttaaacttttcttttttacattaaaatgaatgaatgagtgtgtgtgtgtgtgtgtgtgtgtatgtgtgtgtgtgtgtgtgtgtgtgtggtctgtgcaTTTCTTATTGGGTATCTGCATATGTAATGTGAGTTCACttctgtgtggaggccagaggctgacacgGGTTGTCTTTTATCAATTGCGttccacctttattttttgagacaaggtctttcactgaacctgaatcTCATCAATTCAGTTATGTTAGCTGATCTGTGAGCTCTAGGGGTCCTCCTGTCCCCATTACCATCCCTGGGGTTAAAAACACAAGCTGCATAAccagatttttacatgggtgctagggattggaACTCAGCTCCTCGTACTTgcacacagcaagtactttattccAAGAACGGTTAAGTCTGTTCTAATGGTTAGGGTTGATTCTGCCAGTTTGTGGAGTTTGCTGAGTCTGTCAAGGTGGAAATGTGTGCATGATGAGCTTAACTTGTGCTCAGTGCCAGCATCATGGAAGCAGCTATATCCCAGAAACTCCCTGAACAGgacgagggagagggagagataacCTTAACTGGGCTCTTCTGTCTCCTGCTGCTTTGATTGCATTGTTCTCAGGACAGCCTGAAGGCAGCCATGACTGAGCATCCTTCTAGTCCTCGTGACATCTGCCCTGGGTTAGGCGTTGTTCTTAGAGACTGCTCATGTGACAGGACTGCAACTCCAGTGGCCAGGATTCTTCTGAGTTAACACTTCCTTTCCAAGTGTATGCCCTGTCTTTCCTAACAAGGAGGCAGTTTTTCTCAGGCTTTGGATGTGATAGTGACTTGAATTATCATTGCACATACTCAGAGATTtggtaagaaaagaaaatcatttagtACAAATAGAGTAGTTTCTTTAGATTTAGTGAAAATAAGATGGCTGAGACATCTCTATAAAACCAAGTCCAACAACCTGGAAAATCCAATAGTCGATTGTCTTCTCATTTGGGGCTATCCTAGACCTGTGCATTGAATCTGGTAGTCACAGCCACATGGGCAACTAAGTCCTTGAAATatgatatatctatatctatatctatatctatcacatGTTTCAAAGGGTTCATCATCAAAAGAGGACTTAAAACGTTTTATGTGCTATTTCTCACATTGATTGTGTGTTAACGTGATTTTAGATATTTGGGGCTTGGTAAAATGGCAACTGGAATATTTAAAATTCCATGGGTGGTTCTTATATTTCTTTTGGCCAGTCCTGCCATGAATTGTCAGAATTTATTGTGCCAGCTGCTCTTCTGCCCATGAGGATGTTTCTCTCTGATGATTGTAACAGCTGGTGTGCATTGAGCATTTACTATATGCTCGGCTCTTTAAATGTGTCTTCTGCGTGGATTATAGAAGCCCCATGTTGCTTAGTTACTCTTGTGATACTTCTTTCACAAATGGGAAAACTGAGGTACAGAGAAATTAAATATCTTATCCTCAGTCACAAAAGGGACAAAGAACAGACATGAGTGGAACCAAAGCCAATGACTCCTACTGATGAGTCATTGACTCCTACTGATGCCTCCCAAGACTCACACTTTCTGCACAAAGACCTAAGATTTCTGTTGCTGCTATGCTGTGCCTTTCTCACTCTCTAGTTCTCAGTTTCCCTACCAAGTGATCTGGACATCCCTCAGAACCTTTTAGTTGTATTCTTCttgcatgcatttgtgtatgtgtgtgtgtgtacatgtgtgtgcacatgagcacgCGCACACGCCTGCATGCACATGGGAATTTATGTGTATGCTGCAGATCTTTCATTTAGCCTTGACATTCtgtgaaagagagaaggaaatgtcTGTAGTATTTATCTTGCTCTGCAACTCTCTAGAGCCAGTAAGCAGATTTTTTTGTACTTCCTATTACTGTTTCTGTATAAATAGCCTGGATTTAGTCCTAACTTTGCTGTTAACCTGCTCTGCAAATTTTGACATGCACCACCCCTCTCTGTGCCTTATTTACCATTAGGAATAAAAACAGAAGTCAAATTCTTCTGGTCTGGCATTCTTTGATTTGTAACTTAGGGATTAAGAAAATGGGGCACCTTAAGTAGAGTAATTCAGTGTTTCCTgtgtaaaacaaaacactgaaaaatcCTGCAGccctcacccatccatccatctgtcgtCCATCAGTCAGGCAGGACAGGTACCTCTGATTCTCTGACAGGAGAATTTGTCTTCATGAGTGTGTGGAGACCAAATACCTTAGAGACAATCTGTCCCTGAGAACTGAAGCTTGCCCATTAAGATGAATCCCCTAGGTGAGCACAAGGCACTGACTATGTTCCCAGCAACAGGCGTCTACTATGTGCCACAGGAAGGACAGAAGACATCTTCAGAATTTATTTGCCCAGGACAGTACTTATTAGCAGTGATGCATTTCATTGATAGAATTTATCCCATTTTGATATTGTTGAGGTGTATCTATAACTCTAGCATCTAAGAAGCAGCAATGGAAGGACTGAgaatttgagaccagtttggtctgtatcatgagttcaagcccagcctgggtcACATGGAAAGGTCTCAACCTATAGAAGATTAccctatttttctgaaaatatcttCTGTCACATAGTTTTACCACCACTCAATGCTAGCTTCCTATTGGGGAAGCAACTGTACTTTAAACCTTCCTCAAATCTGCTGATATATTCTAAAAATGACTTTCTTTCCTAAATATTGTGTTTCTCATTAAGAAATCCAAGTTATACTCTCTCAGAATTCAAAGCATTATTTATCATCAGTAAAACAACTTATAAAAGCTTGGGGAAAGCCAGAACATACTGTGCCCTTAAACAGTATCGGAGTTTCTAAAGTTAAAGGAAGACTTTTGGCACTAAGAAATTTCTAAAGCCTGAGCTGTTGGAGCATGGAAGCCTGTTAAACCCATCAGTTTGGAATTAGGTAAGAAAATGGAAGCTACCTTAGTTATTTATGTCAGGAATGGGTTTTGTAGAAGGCATCAGATGGCTAAAATACCTTTGAAACCAACATATATGTCGTCAGTGGTCTTCCACAGGAAGTCAAAACTGTGCAATGGGGAAGGGCAATTTCTTCAATAATTGGTGTTGGATAAGCGGACTTCCACATGGGCAAGAAGAACATGGAACCCTTATcttatgccacacacacacacacacacacacacacacacacacacacacacacacattaactaAAATGCATTAGAGACCTACCTATAAAACATTGGGTTATGAGACTTCAAGAATATATGGGAGGAAGTTTCATGACTTGGGCCAGAGGCTTTTCTTGATAGGACAGCAAATGAATAAGAGATGATATCAAAAACATGGAACTACAGCTAACTAGATTATGTGTGGGTGGAAAATATGGTCACTACTTACAGCTCAACAACTTAACAAGGCATTGCTTAAAAGAAGGGCAAAGACCTTGAACAGATGGTTCTCCAAGGAAAACATACAATTAGCAACAAGCGTATGAAAAGATTTTCAGTATCACAAATAATTAGATAAATTTAAATCCAAATGACAACAAAGCATTACCTTATATTTACTTGGATGGCTCCTATAAAATGAGAATCAAAACAATTGAAAGTAGTGCAAGACTAATGGTGTGGGTTTATAGGAGTTGTAACCATTGTGCTGTCGGTGGGGATGTAAAAGGGCACAGCCACTGGGGAAAACAAGAAGGTGAAAAGAGAGCCACCAGAGAGGGTCTCGAACCCAATGGCGACCTCGGAGGCCAGCAGCAGTGGCGGGAATGGCCAGGGCTGCGACCCCTCCATCACGTACTACTGGTGGGAGGAGGTGGCAAAGCAAAACTCCGCGGAGGAGATGTGGATGGTGATCCACGGGCGGGTCTACGATATTATCCGCTTCCTCAGCGAGCATCCTggtggggaagaggttttgctgaTACAAGCTGGTGCTGATGCAACTGAAAGCTTTGAAGATGTTGGCCACTCCCCTGATGCTAGGGAAATGCTGAAGCAGTACTACATTGGTGATGCTCATCCCAGTGACCTTAAACCTAAAAAAGGTGGTAACAAAGATCCTTCAAAAAGAAGTACATGCAAAAGTTGCTGGGCATATTGCATTCTCCCCCTTGTGGGCGCTATTCTTGTAGGTTTCTTGTGTCGTCACTTCATGGCAGACAACAAATCCTCCTGAGGAGACCATGCTGAAGTGTGGGAGCACATGCTCCTGGGATTGAGAAGTTGAGACTTAATTTGGAGGCTGCAGCAATGCTTCCTCCTTGAATCCTGCCAGTTTCCCTCCACCCCCCACGCCGCTTGGAGCCAAGATGTTTGACTACATATCTATCCTCCTTCAATCTAGGACCAGGGTCCTTCACCAGCCAGAGCCTGATGCCCAAAGCACCTATGTTGTGTCCTTGCCAGGGTTTCTTCTCACTGGCTTCCACTCGTTCCTACATTTCAGAGCTTATGTCAATGATTAGAGTTCCTGTGTTGTAGAGACATGGCCTTTGGGGACAGTATATGATTTCTGATATACTGGGTTCACATTAGGTATATTTAAGGGAACAGTACTCTAATTTTGAATCTTTTCCCCATTTTGcttttaagtaaatttatttttttaattctgatttaattttgtcatttatcATAAAGGGTTTTCATGAAGTTAAGATATGCCTGTCTTATTTAAAACACAGCTGCCAAGTGATTCTATTTATGATTATTAAAGTAAGGGGAAGCAAGATAGATTATTGGGTAAAAGCAATTGCTgtgaagcctgatgacctgaatttgattccctgtacacacatggtagaaggagaggaccaattcccaaaagttgccctctgaccttcacatgtttGGTATGGCCCTAatgtacacacagacacctgtatatacacacaggtacacacattgAAACATAACACACAGAGGCACAagcacacactaaacaaatataattttaaaaacatacaaaaaattaaaaaaagagagccacatatgatccagcaatcccaTTTTGAGCTGTTTCCTAAAGAAacacagcaggagcttgaagagACAGCATGCTTTCATGTTCCTCTCAGTAGTaccattcataatagccaagagGCAGGGCCAACTAAAACAGCCATCAGCACCTGGGTGGATAAAGTCAAGATGGCTTCTTTTCTGTCATTAATAGACATTTTATTggttaaatttattatttataatttcatacatgtatagaGTACGTTCTATCTACTCTGACCCCCCATCTTTTCTTATCTCCCTCTTGCCCCTGGTATTTCTCCCTCTTCTATACAAGTCCTTTTCCCTTATCCATGACTTTCTGCCTTGTTTTGTGTCCCTCTGATTTTAACCACAACAGTCCAtgaacatatcacacacacacacacacacacacacacacacacacacacacacacactcatgaatatTGTCTGTATTATCTGTAATTCTGTTGGCTTCTGGTCTCATACACTCACAGCAGAACTCCTGTTAAGCTCCTCTTAAACACTCTAGAACTTTCTAACCCCTCACCTCCAACCTTCCCTGAATTCTACAGCAGCTCTAAGGACACAAATACCAAAGCCACATGGTCATATTTGGTTGTTCATTTCCCTGCTACAAATTTTGTgtattggttaatttttttttaatttcactagTACAAAAATCCAAATGAAACAACTTAAGGGGGGGCAGGGTTTATTTTGATTGGCAGTTTCCCAGGGTTCAATTCTTTGTGACCCGGAAGGTGTGGTGGTGGGAACATGTGGTGAAAGCTGTTCACATCCAGGAAGCAGATAGCAAGACAGGAAGTGGGGACTGCATGTAACCTTTAAAGGTGTCCTCTAGTGACCTTCTTCTTCCAGCGAGGTCCCACTTTCTAAAATGTTCTCTAACTCTCCCAAGTAGCACCACTATTTAGGGACTAAGCTTTTAAGACTCttgcctatgggggacatttcagatataaaaacacacaatggaatttctagaatagaaagaataataaaaacagaaaataggtTTCTGATTGCTGCCactgggagagaagggaaaggagatgCCATTAAGTATTGTGTTGATGCAGCAAAAGCAGGAGTCTGGGAGGGACTAGTTTGTAAATAGTAGAAGTTTATTTCTCATAGTCCCAGAGGCTATGGAGTGCAAGGCCACGGTCCTCGCAGAAGAGTCACACTTTGCCTCTAACATGGTATAGCAAAGACTGTGTTCTCACATGACAAATGATAAATGGTCCTACTTAGGTCTCTCCAGTACTTAGGGTCACTCATTCCATGCATGAGGACTTGACCCTCATGACTTAGTGACTGTGTCACCTCTTGATGTTCATACGTTAGCATTAAACTTTCTACATGTTGGTTTTGAGGGACATGTGCATTCAAGCCGTAGCAAGTGGAGACAggattttagtttttcaaaatgaaaaaaaatcctataGATGCAGTGTGTAACAGTTGAATACAGTTAGCCcaatagaattatttatttagaaatggcCTGGGTCCTTACTCTGATGAGCTCCTGAGATTCAGGGTAGCCTAGAGCCAGATGTTTAGCCTCTTTGGGCCCTGCACAGTGAAGGGAAATTAAGTAGGTTAAAATACAGCattcttgtatttttgttattACATGGGGTCTGTGAAGCAATTCTGCTGTTGTATGATGTTTGGCAATCAAGGACTTTATGGCATCTCCACAAAATGAGGGGAGTCTCACTTGCATGTGAAGGTGTGTAGATGGGGCCAGAGACTCATTCTAAACATAGCCCAGTCTTTGTAAAAGAATTCTCATTGCTCTTTTCTGGAGGGTGGTAGTGATAATTAAAAGATAGGTTGCACTTAGCACCAGTATTTAGCTACTTCAAACAAAATTACATTAGaaacctgatttttttaaaaaaaatttacacaCAGTTTTAGACTTTATaatgtggaaaataaaaacagaaagattaTTTGCCTAGATTTAAAAATCCttctttcaattaaaataaaaagttaccaACATTTGCCCTGGATTCTCTATGTAGTTGACTTTCAGGAGGGTTACCAGGGGCATCTTCCCATGTGATATTTACGGGCACCATGGCCAGAGGAGTCACCTGGAGGGCCTTGAGTAACTAACTGTTGACTGCCTTCTTTGGCTTGGGGTTTACTAAAATCTTGAAGAGAAAGTTTTAAAACTGGAAGCAGTGGGATTGAACAGCACAAGGGTCAACCTAGAACAAAGTGCTGGGTGTGTGGACCCATGGGGGAATCTCTGTAATCTCCAAGTGCTGGCCTATCTCAGAGCTGGACTTCCCTTGGTCTGCTATATCCACCTATCCTCTGGATTAAGCTCATCCCCACCACTTTCTCTCTTTGTATGCATATTGATATGTGTTAGGTGGTGACTATGGGCTGTCACACCCTTTGGACTGCATAGTTCCCTTATACCACTGGTGACAAGAGGCTGTTTGTGTACTTGTTTAGTGAGGTTCAGCAGCAGGCCTCAAGATGGCCAGACATTGCTATTTTAGAGTCCACATGTAGTCGAGGGGTGCTGGTCCtgcagaaaggaagcagaaacagttgGAAATAGCTCCTGTAAACTAGAATGGCTGGCCAGGTATCTGAAGAGACTCCCTGAACATAGATCGACACTTGGCCTTTTGGACTCTACAGCAATGACTGATCTCCTGGTGTTTGCCCCAAAGAGGACCAGAAATGTCAAGTTGCATGTTGGCAATTGTCTGCACCTGAGATCTGAGGCTTTGCATGGTGTGTTTAGCTCACCTAAATGAATCAATGCAGCACCAGCTTTCCCAAGCCCTGGGTCATTACTGGGGAGGGGAATCAGCTTCAGTGTGGAGTTTAATTCCCTTTAAAGGTCCTGGAAGGCAGAGATAAAGGTCTTCCTGCACCCTGAACCCCTGACATACCTGCTACTATAATATTACTTGGAAAATAAATTTAGGAGAAGACCAGTAGCgtagccaggcatggcagctcatgccttcaatccctGCATTCCAGACTCTGAAGCAGCAAGATCACAAATTCAGGATTGGCCTCGTCTATGTAGTCAGACCTCGTCTCAGCATACAAACCACTAAACAAAATAGCTCACTTGTCTTTTAGACCTGAACCTGGATCAACTCCCCACCCATGGTGTGCATGCTTTCTCCAGGTCCTTCCTGAAAGCTGAACTTCTGTGGTAGACTTGAGCAAGCAGGTCACCTGAATGGGCCCAACTGCCCTGGACACAAGGGTAGGCTGAGTGCTTAGATTGTGTCAACTTTCTCAGCCATCCATGTCTTACCCAAATCATGTCATTAGAGGCTTTATGTCACATGCATTTAGGCTTTAGCCACAGTTCTGGGGTTCATGAACCTATTATCATGAATAACAGAGCAACGAACCAGCATTTTGTACTCCAATCTCTTCTCTGGTGATGTAAGATTGGAAACATCTGTCTGCCTCATGCTGCTCCTGTATGAGGAGAGAGTAGTGATCAGGTTTGAAGAACTCTGTCTCTCTAGGCATTTCTTGTTGCTGCTGTTAATGTGACCTTCAAGAACAGCTGGTTCCAAACTTCCTGAGTCAAAGAACTGTAATGCTTTCTGAAAAGACCACCCCCTGCTTACCCACCCAGCCCCTGGGAGGGCAGATTAAAGTTGTTGTGGCTGCAAACCCAGCCGATATGGGCTGTAATATAGTAAATTATCACTTGTTTTGCAGTCTTGAcgagaaaaataaatgcaattacaCACATGAATGttgaaaaatgaagcaaagcaaTGTGGATCGGCACATTCGAGGTGCTTTTCCAAATGAAAAGCTGCCTACAATGAATGCTAATGggctcccttcctcctgctccctggCATATGGTGCAACGTGGTCTTTCTGAATTAAGAGAGCAGCTGTGCCAAGTGCCTGGCCATGGCAGCAATTGCCCTGAACAGCCCCATGAAAGGATCCTCAACAAGTAGACCCCAGTGCCTTCCTTTGCCTGAGGACCCAGGATGGGCCCAGTTCCTAAAGAAGGTACTGAAATAATTTTGGTGAGTGTCTCTGCTTTAAGATCCATGGATCCATTCTGTAGTTTATTCCATACGGCGAGTACTTATTGAACACTTACTTTATGCCCCACATTTTGATGGGAGTGAGAGAGATAAATCCCAGACTTCCCTTCCCTGTTAGTCACTCACTTGCCACCCCTGCCTGAGGAACAACATCTAGCTTCTTGTTGTCATGACAGAGGCCACCAGCCATAAGTGGTCATCGAGCACTTAAAATGTGGCTAGTCCAAATGAGATGTGCTCAAAGGATAAAGTACATACTGGAGCACAAAGAGTTATTACAGAAACAGTAGCCAAATATTTAGGGGTGTGTGTCAGTTTTTTAACCAGCAGGACACTATTTTCTATAAGGGACTAGGGCACCAGAGGATTTTCTGTTTGCATGGGCTTCTGGATTCTGATGAGATAAATAAAGTgtaataaaattaactttttaacttttaaaaatgcagctGCTAAAAATTTCAAAGGGCTCATACTTCCTTCTGTTGAGCTGTGTGgatctgtctttgcttcctggttaCCCATACCTTTCTACATACTCCCTGTAGGGGTCACCCTGTTAGACCTTCAGCCACACCTGCTGTTTGCTGTCTTGGGGACTTGGTACTTATGGAAGGCTTTTCCCTAGCTATCTTTAA
Coding sequences within it:
- the LOC113836502 gene encoding cytochrome b5 type B-like — translated: MATSEASSSGGNGQGCDPSITYYWWEEVAKQNSAEEMWMVIHGRVYDIIRFLSEHPGGEEVLLIQAGADATESFEDVGHSPDAREMLKQYYIGDAHPSDLKPKKGGNKDPSKRSTCKSCWAYCILPLVGAILVGFLCRHFMADNKSS